Genomic DNA from Porites lutea chromosome 4, jaPorLute2.1, whole genome shotgun sequence:
TTATCTGTTTGCTGTATGTCATGTATATCTTGTTGTTAGCCTAAGTTTCAATCCACTTTTAATCCTTGCAAtccattgcaacagacgacGGGAAACAATATCAGTATTAAATTATGGTctgaaataacaaaactggaccattatttttggaattcaacggatgcaaaaaaaaagttttggctttttttaaaaagatagcaaagaGCATGACATAGTCCCATAACGCTGGTGGTAAAGATCCCTCTTTATCTTGAGTTGGTTCGCTGTCAAATAGGTCGAAAGTTATCTAACCAGTCCCTAATCACAACTTAATATTCTTTTGTCTGTTTGGCCGAAATTAAAGTGTTAGACACAGGACAATTCGACTTTCGTGACTGTAGCCCACTTTgaaagtccaaaaaaaaaagttccaaaGTCTTGGGCGTAGTTCAAAGTgctcaaatttgtttttgtgttgaaGTAAGAAACCGCGGGTAGTTTTCCAACTGCGTTGTCAAAAGTTCTTTGTACCTTGCTACAGACTTTGTCAGCCTCCTCTTCCGTGTCTCTCAATGTTACCTTCAGACGTACGTTTTTCGCGTATTCCAAAAGATAGCCAAGGATAGCCAATGATCTGTGGAACTACTGTAAACCCTACAGCCGTAAAACGTCCAAAAGGTTTAGCGTAAAACTGAAACATTTTAACCTTTGCTCGTTAGAGCTTTTTACTACTTTAAATGGTCAGTCTCATAAGAAACATTAAGCTGAtgtagcaacagaacgggaacgtcatttgacgacgggaaagcgcgcggaaaggactaaacacgacttccggtgcccaatttgtcgCTCAGCGATCGGTCAAGCCAATTATTTGAtctgcgcgcgccgtcgtcaactgacgttcccctactgctgctaaatcagcctattatatAGAGTCAGCGACAGGTTTGGGTCTGACGACATTTAGGGGTAGCCTACCAGGCAGGTTGACTTGTCCCTAGGCCTCCGAAATGCATTGACTAAGAAGGTACGGAAAAACGCGCCGTACAGGGACTGGGCAACGAGACAGGCACAAAAAGGTGGAAGAGGAGGAAGGGAAACAGGAAAGGGAGGGGAGAGACAGAAGActgaggggaagggggaggggaagaaaaGAGCCCAAAGTCCCTTTCTCTCCCACCCTTTTTATGGACGCTTCCCTCGAAAGCTTACATGAAAGTGAGGCTTAATGATACCCCAGCTGTCTCGAGCGACTGTGGCGTCTTTAATGTCCCATCCGGATGCATGCCTGAATTGAACCTCACGTTCCAGCGCAATGAACCTCTATTCGTCGCATATTTGGTGAGTGTGACCCGCGTAGCCTAACCGGCATTACTGAAATATTTTGTGGATAGAAGAGGCTAAAGaggtaaaaaataatttgcaatttgattggcttagagcagtggtatttcagcttaatttgaaatacctagatgtgaaaattacaattctTTTGCGGGTattagtataaacaaataatagcatgatttgtacttgatattttgcataaataccactcgtgatatttcaaaattcttaaaattaattaagtagaacaatttcgaaatatcacgagtggtatttatgccaaatatcactacaaattatGCTGTTACCTatacttatactactacatgagaaatttctgcaattggATTGGCTTAGAcgagtggtatttcagcttaatttgagatacctacatgtgaaaataaccatccttttgcgggtagtagtataaacaaataatagcatgatttgtacgtgatatttggcataaataccactcgtgatatttcaaaattgtctcaaatttcactcacttatcggctcgtgaaattacgtataaaaatttcgaaatatcactcgtggtatttaagccaaatatcactacaaatcatgctataaCCTATACTAATAGAACAGTGTAATAGAACAGTAGGCGTCATGCccaagtaattggacagtaagCTCCATCGTAGGCGGGCACTTGAATTGGTATTGAATTGGAATATTCCGTGTTTTAATTTTGTTAGAGAAGCTCAAAATATCATaaatttgttatagttatgattaattggcaacagaacttcgtgtcgtccaattcggtctgtaatttTACTCGAGTTACACAAATCAAACTCCCGCTACGCTGTcttccgattttgttaatcactcgtatgattacagaccgaactgGACTCCACTCATTCCTATTACCATTATATTAGCTTGAAGCGGAATAATCTTAATCTAATTAACCGAGCTATGCTTAGAAATTTATGACAAATTCAACCATTTGGAATTGCCTGGAAATTGGCTGAAACATAACAATAACCGCTCAAAGCATTCAAAGGAGGGTATGAATAACACAGAAAAAACATACAAAGAAGGCGCGAATGGAAAAacttagagaaaaataaagcgGATTGCGatggtgtttttttaaaaagtctgacagtttttcaaatctttttcttttttgttgtaacGTTTAATATAATAACGTTAAGACATTAATATCAGTTATATCTGTTTTACACGAAGTTGtgtttttgtcagaaatttctTAGGTGAGGTTCCATAGCGAATGACCACTTGTTATGAGCTAAACTGAGTAACGTAGACCCCTTAACCAGGAAAaaagtaatgataatgataattttttaatgatattttttcttaGATGAGGCATCGTGACAATATAGATGGCATCCCCTATCTTCCTGCAAATGAAGtaacaaataacaataatatcacATCATTTGATTCAAAGTTCGGTCATCAAACTTCATCAACAGCAGGAAGTGATGCCAGAGTTGTTTATTGGGAACTACAGTACACCAATGCAGGGTTCAGAAGAATCAGAGATGATATTCTTGACAACTTAAAAATTGCTGCgaaggaaaattaaagaatctcTTGATGGCCTTAGAGAGATTGAAGAGCTAGCGAGAAAGGCGAACATAAAGTTGAGTACAATCGTATAAACTTATGATTGAGTGTGAATCAGCTAGTTCAATGCTGAAGAAACTAATCCAAAGAGTGCAATCTAACAGTGCAAAGAGTGCAATCTGTTATCCAACAAGTATCTGTGATAAAGATTCAgtatccagtacctggaattaGAAATCCATGctgtagaatccagaatccaagagtGTCTTGGACTCCCTTGCATGGGGCGATAGTTAAGTAAAACGATAAATATTTTAGTTGATTCTCATCTCATTCGTTTTCATCAGAAACAAAAGCGAAATTTGCGGCTGCTAGGGTAAAGCGAGAGGCTTGATTGTTACTCTGTTTGGCGAAGCTTGGCGACCCTGTTAAGGAAGTAGTGTATTTAACCTTTATGattaatttcaattaatttttgcaATGTGCGAGCGCACGGAAAAGGAGATATGGTGAGTGACCCACCGAAAATTGTGAAAATTTAGAAGATcgataaatttatttttagcatttttcatGAGGTATTTCTTCAAGAAAATCATTTGTTTAGAAGCGAGTGCTTGCCCAGTCAGCATAGTAACGCAAAACCACTCTTGGAATTGCGACATTTTTGATGACGAtgtatatgatgatgatgagaagATTAACGCTTTGAACACAGTTGTATAATAGACTGAGTCCATCCTGTGGGGAGCGGATCACGAGCCAATAAATTCTACATATGGCGGAGGCCTTATCACGATACCCGAAGAAGCATTAAGGTTCTGATTTTTATCAGAATTTGTCTTGTAGGTTTTACAGTTAGAAAATGTGCAAATAAAGGGTCACTCGCCTACGACGAAGGACGGGTATGTTGCTTAGCAAGTGATAATAAGTATTGAACACATCAATCACATAATCATTTGAAAAcgtatttttaatttacttctAAATTAAAAACGGAAATTGCTTGAATAAAAATGCAACCCACTTTTACAAAGcacaaaaatgataataatggcAACTGGGCCTCTATCCCAAGATGGATGGCTAAATGGTATCGTTATAATGGGATTATAGAAGtgtaaaaatttatatttatttattactaaATCTAAAATTCAAAGGCGTGAAGTTAGTTCAGTACGGCCGTGCATTTTCCTTGGATAGAAAATCTTGAAAAGTGCAATCCAGTATGACATGACAGATAACATTTACCACTTGGCCAGTTGATACGCCTGTGATATTAAAATACCAATTAACGTTCGAAATTTACCCGGCTGGGGTCTACATTCAAACATGAACTTAAATTCTATATAACTGACCTAATAACATTATGGTTAATAGTTCAAGTCTATACTTTTCACACTAACCATTTTCACTTTCTCCCACAGTACAACTTGTTTATCCTTCAAAATTGTGCATATTAAGCAGtcttcaataggccatttccgagttcagAACAACTCTCACTTTAAAGACGATGCTAaacctttcttgaaaaaaaattctatttgcatgggaataaagaaaaaaacagtttcttaTCAATGGTTTCACACTTTGAACTTTGAAACAGAGGTTTTGGACAACTAGGAAATtgccttaaggtgactcgacccagttttttttagggggtactaTCCTACTtagaagctctctggtatccccaactttacttttatcgtaagtctaacacatagaatggattacatatagatcaatctacaatataacataaaatttttggcgatcgaagtaaatgtcacgtggttataatgccacgcccctttaaggtctgagtcgaaaatctgctgttgccggcattttttcgtgaaaatctcccGGCTACACATAgggcgcattagtgccttgcgctgaacagagtttcaccaaaatcgcaaagacccaattcgaaaaattcagcggtttccaaatttaggtcataatttatgcgaaaaggataagcaaactttacacgtattatatctaataaactatgagattcatctctgtattttgggcatcgttataacagatggatCCTtgaaagtcagcaaaacgctttagggccttgcaaatgcgcgcgatttcgagcaaagcaaacatatagaaattatagttttcgctatttgttgacgtttgtcagcgtttaagagtcaatctcacgaagaaagcattttcttaaaaattcgtagttttttttccttcaaattttttcagggccacaattgattaactaactacgcggactctgaatttcatggtcattgaaaaactgtgacattaccttctataagcccaaacttgagtaaacattgaagatttttagcgttttggctgagtttgtgctttgggagttgtctattgtttctagtctgtcattatacagcattcttgtccagcacgcgtgcaatgaccacgcttggctgacttccgaatgctcaccgagatatgataatttagtataagaaaatagaagggattcccgtggcttgcattaaacctatgaaaaaatgatatttttttaatagtaagtagatttagtgtgtagcacttctttatttttttgcaaaggcacaagaagcacgagaattgattaaaaattgtgagttaaacctctatgtatcacgcgatggcctgtctcactgtaccaaaattatcatattcggaagtcagctaagcgcggtcattgcacgcgtgctgaacaagaatgctgtataatgacagactagaaacaatagacaactcccaaagcacaaactcaaccaaaacgctaaaaatcttcaatgtttactcaagtttgggcttatagaagataatgtcacagtttttcaatgaccatgaaattcagagtccgggttgttagttaatcaattgtggcctggaaaaaatttgaaggaaaaaaaactacgaatttttaagaaaatgcttttttcgtgagattggctcttaaacgctgacaaacgtcaacaaatagcgaaaactataatttctaaatgtttgcattgctcgaaatcgcgcgcctttacaaggccctaaattgttttgccgacttgcaaggacccatctgtgataaggatgcccaaaatataGAGATGAATCTcgtagtttattagatataatccgtgtaaagtttgcttatcattttcgcataaattatgacctaaatttggaaaccgctgaatttctcgaattgggtctttacgattttggtgaaactctgttcagcgcaaggcactaatgcgcccTATGtctagccgagagattttcacgaaaaaatgccggcaacagcagattttcgactcagaccttaaaggggcgtggcattataaccacgtgacatttactccgatcgccaaaaattttatgttatattgtagattgatctatatgtaatccattctatgtgttagacttacgataaaagtaaaggtggggataccagagagcttcaaagtaggatggtaccccccccaaaaaactgggtcgagtcaccttaaatttCATTCTTGGAACGAATGCCACTACcaaggagaaattggaaacaattctcacgcaaaattttggggagtaaacaaggtgtattattgGTAAATGTAAAAACAGTCAATGTTTTGTGATACCTTGCGTTTAGAATTCTACACGTTATGTTTTTACTACGAGTGAAAGGAATAATTATCGCAAATACACTTCCTACATCTAAATGCTAAACTGAATAGCATTTCAGTTGCACCCTGTAAACCTCCTCCAGGTTGTGGAATTAAAAAtagtttggtttgtttgtttcacgTATTAACATTAGCCCTGTGTGTTCGTGACGTAAGTGTCACTATCTCTTccttaactttttcttttgtgggTACCCTGTTGCGGTTTCACTGGTCTTGGCGTCTGCGGGCGAGCAGTTGCAAGCGCTACATACGAACCAGCTTCTGGTCTCTCTGGCGACAAAGACATGTAGTTGCTTGGCTCAGGGGAAAATGGTCTTGTATTATTCTCGTTTATAGTTGTCAATCCCATATAATGTCTTTCAGCTTGTCCTGATTTGGTCCCATTGTCATAACGACTTCGGGTTGTTTGCTTCGCAGAGGAAGATGGTGGTCCTGCCTTTGTGTTGCTGGTTTGAGGAACTGGTGGAAGAGGGCGAGAAGGGTTCTCGTAGATGAAAGATTTAGGACCCGAACCACCCGGACTTAGTACCACGCCTAGGTCGACTTCGTTTATTGACGCGTCGTCATCAGGTTTTCTGTCCAAGTCAGCGCAATACGCCCTGTTACTAAAAACTGTCCTTGAGTGGTTTGACTGATTGTTCGTCAGCCGACGGATTTTAAAGATCAGACAGCCAGTCACAGCAGCAAAGACAAACACAAGTACAACGGCAACTGACAGGCCCACGATGAAGTAAGTTTCAGGGACTGTTTTTTTGCTGGTTGAGGTAGATTGAGCTATGAAACATACGAACAACACCCGTGAATCCATTTTCCTCATTAAAATTTAAGGTGTAGCATTAAACATTTGCTgtctttttactttttattattattaacactTCATCATTTTCCGTAATGCATTTCAGTGGGGGATCTAGGGGAGGGGAGAAGCGGAGGCCTGCAGGGCAAATATAATATACTTCTGGTGTTTTAGAGAGTTTTGTTCACCCTCGAGGTGTAAGACTTGAGTAAATGCCGCAATACAACGGATTCAAGGACAGCAAACAATACCCGTTCCACAGCATATATAATGGCTGGTCAACGCAAGGAAAATTGAAAAGTCACCGTACTGGAGAAAATCTCACCATTCTTTCTGTTGCTGTCCTCTTGTGCATGTGATACGCAGGTAAAGTCAGTGTCGTTGTGATAACAAGCACTGTCCTCAGGGCATCGGTACCTCTGACACGGGTTGCTGGCTTTGATGATACaagatagaaaaagaaaaaaaaagggaaaaaaaaagaaacgcgcCATGATCTTTGCACAAAGTATTACTCATTACATATAGGTAAGTGTTAAGCTCCCAACTGTGAAGAAGGCTTTATAGACTCGTCAGTGGCATAGCCGTGACAGGCGGACTGTGGTGCTGGCTTAAAACCCCAGCTGAATAAAGCCTACATCTAATGATTTCAATTGTTTTTGCCCGAAATTGGGACCGTTACAGTGAAGTACAAGTTTAGTTTTAGCTAGATTATTAAAATTAAGGCAAAACCACTTCTCATGTTTTCCAAGGGATAATACATTTGTCAAACTACATAGGCTTAAGAACGGCAACACATGGTTATCTTTTCCGCTGAAAATCATAATGATTTGAATGTTTGTCTGAATTCTGGACAGAAATCTCAAACTTACAACTTACCCACAACTAGTCTTTCTTTGCAGTGTTGTCCTGTAAGTCCTTTTGGGCATGTGCAAAGATACGAAAAGCCATCGCTAAAACAGCGACCGCCATTTTGACACGGTGAAGACTTGCACTGGCTTAGTGTTCCTGAAACATTTGATAGATACTAGTGAATTTCTTTCTGAGTAtcgtttgcttttcttttttctaaggCAAAGCCTAGCTGCTGTTGTCTTTCTCATGTCGTAATCTAGTTCcatttatacaatgatgtgaatgctacgcgcgctgtgattggtcgttgcccatgatctattagagtacagatacatggatgacgtcacgggaaacttgttttctttgttttgttcaacatggcacgcggttttgaaaatgtttgtgaga
This window encodes:
- the LOC140933469 gene encoding uncharacterized protein isoform X1, translated to MKELTFFLLLKVLNVRLAGAPISNAGRVEVLYAGVWGTITGWNWDVNAAKVVCRQLGYPGAISFGSSNQFGIGNGPSWFQNVRCLGSESSFEECSKDTLGYPNGGYSSVATAMCKSKPQPDKASSENCSTTTCSSNGTCINTSFGPICNCSEGFTGPSCEIRTLSQCKSSPCQNGGRCFSDGFSYLCTCPKGLTGQHCKERLVVASNPCQRYRCPEDSACYHNDTDFTCVSHAQEDSNRKNAQSTSTSKKTVPETYFIVGLSVAVVLVFVFAAVTGCLIFKIRRLTNNQSNHSRTVFSNRAYCADLDRKPDDDASINEVDLGVVLSPGGSGPKSFIYENPSRPLPPVPQTSNTKAGPPSSSAKQTTRSRYDNGTKSGQAERHYMGLTTINENNTRPFSPEPSNYMSLSPERPEAGSYVALATARPQTPRPVKPQQGTHKRKS
- the LOC140933469 gene encoding uncharacterized protein isoform X2, whose protein sequence is MKELTFFLLLKVLNVRLAGAPISNAGRVEVLYAGVWGTITGWNWDVNAAKVVCRQLGYPGAISFGSSNQFGIGNGPSWFQNVRCLGSESSFEECSKDTLGYPNGGYSSVATAMCKSKPQPDKASSENCSTTTCSSNGTCINTSFGPICNCSEGFTGPSCEIRTLSQCKSSPCQNGGRCFSDGFSYLCTCPKGLTGQHCKERLVVAQSTSTSKKTVPETYFIVGLSVAVVLVFVFAAVTGCLIFKIRRLTNNQSNHSRTVFSNRAYCADLDRKPDDDASINEVDLGVVLSPGGSGPKSFIYENPSRPLPPVPQTSNTKAGPPSSSAKQTTRSRYDNGTKSGQAERHYMGLTTINENNTRPFSPEPSNYMSLSPERPEAGSYVALATARPQTPRPVKPQQGTHKRKS